The following are from one region of the Arachis duranensis cultivar V14167 chromosome 10, aradu.V14167.gnm2.J7QH, whole genome shotgun sequence genome:
- the LOC107471509 gene encoding phosphoribosylaminoimidazole-succinocarboxamide synthase, chloroplastic has translation MSESMFMAAALNPPKSPFKINLTPALPPPPTSSALTFKPNNNFPTLSAAAQPQQQEHAALLDTLLNSTRKNQVLQSIRTTSPFNCLSETNLHHTVPALTSKTRGKVRDIYDSGEYLVLVTTDRQSAFDRVLASIPFKGQVLNQTSLWWFERTQHITANAVVSTPDPNVTIAKKCSVFPVEFVARGFVTGSTDTSLWTVYNKGIRNYCGNALPDGLVKNQKLAENILTPTTKAADHDVPVTPDEIIERGLMTRADYEEVSRKALSLFEYGEHVASEHGLILVDTKYEFGKAEDGSIMLIDEVHTPDSSRYWIANSYLERFQNGLEPENVDKEFLRLWFKNHCNPYEDEVLPEAPEDLVCELSWRYIFLYETITKSKFEVLSSEEPIHERISRNVASALASLK, from the exons ATGAGTGAATCCATGTTTATGGCTGCTGCATTAAACCCTCCCAAATCCCCCTTCAAAATCAACCTCACACCTGCTCTTCCGCCTCCGCCAACCTCCTCCGCACTCACTTTCAAACCAAACAACAACTTCCCCACGCTCTCCGCCGCCGCACAACCACAACAACAAGAACACGCCGCTCTGCTCGACACTCTTCTCAACAGCACACGCAAGAACCAAGTGCTCCAATCCATCAGAACCACCTCCCCCTTCAACTGCCTCTCCGAAACAAATCTTCACCATACGGTTCCCGCCCTCACCTCCAAAACCAGGGGAAAG GTTAGAGACATATATGATAGTGGAGAGTACCTTGTTCTGGTTACTACTGATCGCCAGAGTGCATTTGATAGAGTCCTTGCTTCAATTCCCTTCAAGGGACAG GTGCTTAACCAGACAAGCTTGTGGTGGTTTGAGAGAACCCAGCATATAACTGCTAATGCCGTTGTGTCCACTCCTGATCCTAATGTTACCATAGCAAAGAAATGTTCTGTTTTCCCTGTTGAGTTTGTTG CTAGAGGGTTTGTGACCGGAAGTACTGATACTTCATTATGGACAGTCTACAATAAAGGCATCCGGAACTATTGTGGCAATGCCCTCCCAGATG GTTTGGTAAAAAACCAAAAGCTGGCTGAAAATATACTCACACCTACAACCAAAGCTGCAGATCATGATGTTCCTGTAACTCCAGATGAG ATTATAGAAAGGGGATTAATGACAAGAGCTGATTATGAGGAAGTCAGCAGAAAAGCTTTAAGTCTGTTTGAATATGGTGAG CATGTGGCTTCAGAACATGGCCTTATATTGGTTGACACAAAGTATGAATTTGGGAAGGCAGAGGACGGTTCAATTATGTTGATTGATGAG GTGCACACTCCTGATTCAAGTAGATATTGGATTGCCAATTCTTATCTTGAGCGCTTTCAAAATGGTTTGGAGCCTGAAAATGTTGATAAG gagTTCTTGAGGCTGTGGTTCAAAAATCACTGCAACCCTTATGAAGAtgag GTTCTTCCTGAAGCTCCTGAAGATCTTGTTTGCGAATTGTCTTGGCG ATACATTTTCTTGTATGAGACTATAACAAAATCAAAGTTTGAGGTGCTGTCGTCTGAG GAGCCAATACATGAGCGAATATCACGAAATGTTGCATCTGCACTGGCATCTTTGAAGTAG
- the LOC107471483 gene encoding E3 ubiquitin-protein ligase RGLG2, which produces MGGNNSKQDNNWRQSSYGRSSSSSSSWNSYPQPAYGQGGHAYEPQPTPYPTAQPYYAPPPPTTQNYGYEQSYTSGEVTRPDNRRKLERKYSRIADNYNSIDEVTEALARAGLESSNLILGIDFTKSNEWTGKNSFNRKSLHHIGNVPNPYEQAISILGKTLAAFDEDNLIPCFGFGDASTHDQDVFSFYPDDRFCNGFEEVLSRYREIVPHIRLAGPTSFAPVVEMATTIVEQSGGQYHVLVIIADGQVTRSVDTEGGRLSPQEQKTVDAIVEASKYPLSIILVGVGDGPWDMMREFDDNIPARDFDNFQFVNFTEIMSKNIPPSRKEAAFALAALMEIPSQYKAAIELNLLGTRKANAPQRVALPPPMHGSASLGASKPYGSASFGTSKPHAANFEPSVPTYPSDSSLSGTTHPAPTLNYDNLICPICLNNAKDLAFGCGHQTCCECGQDLETCPICRSIIHTRIKLY; this is translated from the exons ATGGGGGGAAACAATTCTAAGCAGGACAATAATTGGAGGCAGAGTTCATATGGCCGTTCAAgttcctcttcatcttcctgGAATTCATATCCTCAGCCAGCTTATGGTCAGGGGGGTCATGCCTATGAGCCACAACCAACTCCTTATCCGACGGCACAACCCTATTatgctcctcctcctcctacTACTCAAAACTATGGCTATGAACAATCTTATACTAGTGGTGAAGTCACCCGCCCCGACAATAGAAGGAAGTTAGAGAGGAAGTATTCGAGAATTGCTGATAATTACAATTCCATAGATGAG GTGACTGAGGCTCTTGCACGGGCAGGCCTTGAGTCTTCCAATCTTATTCTTGGTATCGATTTTACTAAGAGCAATGAATGGACAG GAAAGAATTCATTTAATCGTAAAAGCTTGCATCACATTGGGAATGTTCCAAATCCATATGAACAAGCAATATCTATTCTTGGGAAAACATTGGCTGCATTTGATGAGGATAACTTGATTCCTTGTTTTGGATTTGGAGATG CATCAACACATGATCAAGATGTCTTCAGCTTCTATCCAGATGACAGGTTTTGCAATGGTTTTGAGGAAGTGTTGAGTCGGTACAGGGAAATTGTTCCTCATATTCGACTTGCAG GTCCCACTTCGTTTGCACCAGTTGTTGAAATGGCCACGACAATCGTTGAGCAGAGTGGAGGCCAGTACCATGTTTTGGTTATAATTGCAGATGGCCAG GTTACAAGAAGTGTTGACACTGAAGGTGGGAGACTAAGTCCACAGGAACAGAAGACTGTAGATGCCATTGTTGAGGCAAG TAAATATCCTCTTTCAATCATATTGGTTGGCGTTGGAGATGGACCTTGGGACATGATGAGAGAGTTTGATGACAATATTCCAGCTCGGGACTTCGATAATTTTCAG TTTGTGAATTTCACAGAGATTATGTCAAAGAACATTCCTCCTTCACGAAAAGAGGCCGCATTTGCTCTTGCAGCATTGATGGAAATTCCTTCTCAGTATAAGGCAGCTATAGAGCTTAATCTACTTGG CACTCGGAAAGCCAATGCTCCACAGAGAGTTGCCCTTCCACCACCCATGCATGGTTCAGCATCTCTTGGTGCTTCAAAACCTTACGGATCAGCATCTTTTGGCACTTCAAAACCTCATGCTGCTAATTTTGAGCCAAGTGTTCCCACTTATCCGAGTGATAGCAGCCTATCTGGCACGACTCATCCGGCCCCAACTCTGAATTATGACAATCtg ATTTGCCCCATATGTTTGAACAATGCAAAAGACCTGGCCTTTGGATGTGGTCATCAG ACATGTTGCGAATGTGGCCAAGATCTTGAGACGTGCCCCATCTGCAGGAGCATCATTCACACCAGAATTAAGCTTTATTAG